A single region of the Oleispira antarctica RB-8 genome encodes:
- the hlyC gene encoding Lactonizing lipase, whose amino-acid sequence MNKPVLTLAASAIFACSSLYSLNTYAMSSSTPAPSGYTETQHPIMLVQGILAFDSIAGVDYWYKISEKLESEGATVYTAHINAFNGSEARGEQLIAELDNIRAVDPSIQKFNLVAHSQGGLTSRYVMSVRPDLVASLTTMGSPHQGAPIADVLNNVFVEDSILGSAYEVMVGAAGSLIDALSGDGVGKGDARALTEEFTTAGAASFNATYPAGLPTTHCGEGPSSVTLNGHDINLYSWGGGDTFTNALDPLDYLFGSTGLLFAGASNDGITGSCSSHFGKVIRDDYKMNHGDLINQVLGLHTLFDTDPLSVYRTHANRLKTAGL is encoded by the coding sequence ATGAACAAGCCCGTATTAACTCTAGCGGCGAGCGCAATTTTTGCGTGCTCGTCTTTATATTCACTGAATACTTATGCGATGTCATCGTCGACGCCAGCACCTTCTGGTTATACTGAAACTCAGCACCCGATTATGCTAGTACAAGGAATCTTAGCTTTTGATTCAATCGCAGGTGTTGATTATTGGTACAAAATCTCTGAAAAACTAGAGTCTGAAGGGGCAACAGTTTATACCGCGCATATTAATGCCTTTAATGGTTCAGAGGCCCGCGGTGAGCAGTTGATTGCAGAGCTCGATAATATTCGTGCTGTTGATCCAAGTATTCAAAAATTTAATCTAGTTGCCCACAGCCAAGGTGGCTTAACCTCTCGCTATGTTATGAGTGTGCGTCCTGATTTAGTTGCTTCGCTTACGACAATGGGTTCACCGCATCAAGGTGCCCCAATTGCTGATGTGCTTAATAATGTGTTCGTGGAGGACTCAATACTCGGTAGTGCTTACGAGGTGATGGTTGGCGCTGCAGGATCTTTAATTGATGCGCTTTCAGGAGACGGTGTTGGTAAAGGCGATGCACGAGCATTGACTGAAGAATTCACCACAGCAGGCGCCGCAAGTTTTAATGCGACTTACCCTGCGGGCCTACCGACCACTCATTGTGGTGAAGGTCCTTCATCGGTAACGCTGAATGGTCATGATATTAATTTATATTCTTGGGGTGGTGGTGATACGTTCACGAACGCACTGGATCCATTAGATTATTTATTTGGCTCGACGGGCCTTTTGTTTGCCGGCGCAAGTAATGATGGTATTACCGGCAGCTGCTCTAGCCACTTTGGTAAAGTGATTCGTGATGATTACAAGATGAACCATGGTGATTTAATTAACCAAGTATTGGGTCTGCATACTTTGTTTGATACCGATCCATTATCTGTTTATCGTACCCATGCAAATCGTTTAAAAACAGCAGGGTTATAA
- the prlC gene encoding Oligopeptidase A yields the protein MPNTAPSTNDNPLLQPITANALPLFSRIKAEHAQPAMEQLLNNNRQRINQLLSDINSGKTPVSWQALVTPMEAWDDELSQAWSPVSHMNSVVSSDERRDAYNACLPLLSAYSTEMGQNQDLYSAYKKLAESAEFNTLNTEQKTSIEHALRDFRLAGIALEGEKKSRYGELKQRMSELTSKFGENVMDATQAWTKVITDKAELAGLPDSALALAQQQAKAKAQEGYLFTLDFPSYFPVLTYCENRELRHEMYKAYATRASDRYSESGGDNTFDNSVVMNEILALRHELSQLLDFNNYAEYSVASKMADDPQQVIDFLTDLAEKTVPQAKQEFSELKAYAKESFNIDTLEPWDISFYAEQLRQHRYSISQELIRPYLPIDTVLKGMFETVHRLYGINIEEQTEFETYHPDVRFFHIQQNGEVIAKFYFDLYARDKKRGGAWMDECRVRRTLESGALQLPVAYLVCNFSPAVDGKPALLTHDELTTLFHEFGHGLHHMLTQIKTAAVSGINGVAWDAVELPSQFMENWCWEKEALAFISGHYETGEPLPDELLEKMLAAKNFQSAMIMARQIEFSLFDFRMHREYQPEFNAEQQKNFISSIIEDVRSQVAVVPIVEYNRFQNSFSHVFAGGYAAGYYSYKWAEVLSADAFSRFEDEGIFNTTTGQSFLTEILQKGGSEEPAVLFERFRGRAPTTDALLRHCGINTANAAAGAL from the coding sequence ATGCCTAACACTGCACCTAGTACTAATGACAACCCATTATTACAACCCATAACGGCTAATGCGCTCCCTTTATTTTCTCGAATAAAAGCTGAACACGCACAGCCAGCTATGGAACAGCTGTTGAACAATAATCGACAGCGCATCAACCAATTACTCAGCGACATCAATTCAGGCAAAACCCCCGTCAGCTGGCAAGCACTGGTCACTCCAATGGAAGCGTGGGACGATGAACTCAGCCAAGCCTGGTCTCCGGTTAGCCACATGAACTCAGTGGTGAGCAGTGATGAACGCCGTGATGCCTACAATGCTTGCTTGCCTCTGTTAAGCGCTTACTCTACCGAAATGGGTCAGAACCAAGACCTGTATAGCGCCTATAAAAAGCTGGCCGAAAGCGCCGAATTTAACACCTTAAATACCGAACAAAAAACGTCGATTGAACACGCATTACGCGACTTCCGCTTAGCCGGTATCGCCTTAGAAGGTGAGAAAAAATCACGTTACGGCGAACTAAAACAGCGCATGTCAGAACTCACCAGCAAGTTTGGTGAAAACGTGATGGATGCAACGCAAGCTTGGACAAAGGTCATTACCGATAAAGCAGAACTCGCGGGTTTACCAGATTCTGCTTTGGCATTGGCGCAACAGCAAGCAAAAGCCAAAGCGCAAGAAGGCTACTTATTTACCCTAGACTTCCCTTCTTACTTTCCAGTTTTAACCTACTGCGAAAATCGTGAATTACGCCATGAAATGTATAAAGCGTATGCGACTCGCGCATCCGATCGTTACTCAGAATCAGGCGGTGATAACACGTTTGATAACTCGGTGGTAATGAATGAAATTCTGGCATTGCGCCATGAGCTTTCGCAGTTATTAGATTTCAATAATTACGCTGAATATTCCGTCGCCAGTAAAATGGCCGATGACCCACAGCAAGTGATCGACTTCTTAACCGACCTTGCTGAAAAAACAGTACCGCAAGCTAAACAAGAATTCAGTGAACTAAAGGCTTACGCGAAAGAATCGTTTAACATCGATACCTTAGAGCCTTGGGATATCAGCTTTTATGCCGAACAGTTACGTCAGCATAGATACAGCATCTCGCAAGAACTGATTCGCCCTTACCTACCGATTGATACCGTATTAAAAGGCATGTTCGAAACCGTACACCGTCTATACGGCATTAATATAGAAGAGCAAACTGAGTTCGAGACTTATCACCCTGACGTGCGCTTTTTCCACATTCAACAAAACGGCGAAGTCATCGCTAAGTTCTACTTTGATTTATATGCCCGTGATAAAAAACGCGGCGGCGCTTGGATGGATGAATGCCGTGTGCGCCGCACATTAGAAAGTGGTGCTTTACAGCTACCTGTCGCATATTTGGTCTGCAACTTCAGCCCAGCGGTTGATGGCAAACCTGCGCTGCTAACCCACGATGAACTCACTACCTTATTCCATGAATTTGGTCATGGCTTGCACCACATGCTAACTCAAATTAAAACCGCAGCGGTGAGTGGTATTAATGGCGTTGCTTGGGATGCTGTCGAACTACCCAGCCAATTTATGGAAAACTGGTGCTGGGAAAAAGAAGCCCTCGCCTTTATCTCGGGTCATTATGAAACGGGCGAACCTTTACCGGATGAACTGCTAGAAAAAATGCTAGCGGCGAAGAATTTTCAAAGTGCGATGATCATGGCGCGCCAAATAGAATTCTCATTATTTGATTTCCGTATGCACCGCGAATATCAGCCAGAGTTTAATGCAGAACAACAAAAGAACTTCATTAGCAGCATCATCGAAGACGTACGCAGCCAAGTTGCCGTCGTACCGATTGTTGAATACAACCGTTTTCAAAACAGCTTCAGCCATGTTTTTGCTGGAGGTTATGCAGCGGGATATTACAGCTATAAATGGGCTGAAGTATTAAGCGCCGATGCGTTTTCTCGTTTCGAAGACGAAGGCATTTTTAATACCACCACAGGCCAA
- the lifO gene encoding similar to lipase chaperone: MNKRHAVYLISAVLVTALAVFMNETETPSATFSTQFLENNSTIITEEITENPGASIPDSLRSDLASSLAGTHHGVQLKSRHQQLIITASLKDLFDYYLSAAGEESTEEINQRVKKELAGQLQTEALAQAIDIWNSYLTYKRELVEFDQQYPAYSSQPEKREQLIILQQRQLALIALQDQIMGASIAEIIFKFDRQLDGYTLEKAELLASDLNAEQIQQRLINLSAQLPIDTILSVQRNEQQKALVEINQQEGLSVQQKFQQREQQVGAVAASRLQELDEKRAIWKGRIIDFKQEQQQLQQAGLANEEYKVSLDKLYTQHFSQGEQLRARALTTNHE; this comes from the coding sequence ATGAATAAACGTCATGCCGTTTATCTAATTTCAGCCGTGCTGGTAACAGCACTGGCTGTTTTTATGAATGAAACAGAAACTCCTTCCGCGACTTTTTCTACACAATTTTTGGAAAATAATTCTACCATCATAACTGAAGAAATTACGGAAAATCCAGGTGCCTCAATTCCGGATTCTCTTCGTAGTGATCTAGCATCTTCATTGGCAGGGACCCATCATGGCGTACAGTTAAAATCACGTCATCAGCAATTAATTATCACGGCCAGTTTAAAAGATTTATTTGATTATTATCTGTCAGCAGCGGGTGAAGAATCGACCGAAGAAATTAACCAGAGAGTTAAAAAAGAATTAGCGGGACAATTACAAACAGAAGCATTAGCTCAAGCTATCGACATTTGGAACAGTTATTTAACCTATAAACGTGAGCTCGTAGAATTTGACCAGCAGTATCCAGCGTATTCCAGTCAGCCAGAAAAACGGGAGCAGTTGATAATTTTACAGCAGCGCCAGTTAGCGCTGATCGCCTTACAGGATCAAATAATGGGAGCGAGTATCGCTGAAATTATATTTAAATTTGATCGACAGCTCGATGGCTATACGTTAGAAAAAGCAGAGCTATTAGCCAGCGATTTAAACGCAGAACAAATACAGCAAAGACTGATTAATTTATCGGCGCAATTACCGATTGATACAATATTGAGTGTGCAGCGTAATGAACAACAAAAAGCGCTAGTAGAGATTAACCAACAAGAAGGCTTAAGCGTACAGCAAAAATTTCAGCAAAGAGAACAGCAGGTAGGTGCCGTCGCTGCGAGTAGGTTGCAGGAGCTTGATGAAAAAAGAGCGATATGGAAAGGAAGAATTATTGATTTTAAGCAAGAACAACAGCAGTTACAGCAAGCGGGTTTAGCGAATGAAGAATATAAAGTAAGTTTAGATAAATTATATACTCAGCATTTTTCACAAGGTGAACAATTACGCGCCCGTGCTTTAACGACTAATCACGAGTAA